CTTGCCATAGTGCCATCTTCTTTTATGATCTCGCATATCGAAGCCATCGGGCTAACGCCAGCGAGCTTACAAAGATCGACTGAGCCCTCGGTGTGTCCTGTGCGAACGAGCACGCCGCCATTTTTGGCGATGAGTGGGAAAATGTGTCCTGGACGCACGAAGTCTTCAGGTTTTGAGCTAGCATCAGCCGCAAGTCTGATCGTCATATCGCGCTCATATGCGCTAACGCCAGTTGTTGCGTCTTTTGCGTCTATCGTGACTGTAAAAGCTGTCTCGTGGCTCGATGTGTTTTTGGCTACCATTAGCGGCAGATCAAGCCTTTTAGCGTTTGTCTCGTCCATCGCAAGACAGAGCACGCCCTTTGCATGAGTGATAGCAAAATTTACCTTTTGCATGTCGCTACTAGCTGCTGAAAAGACCAGATCGCCCTCATTTTCGCGGTCCTCGTCATCGACCATGACGACCATTTTGCCATTTTTTATATCCTCAATCGCTCTTAATACATTTTCAAGTGCCATAATTATCCTTTTATAAATTTTTACGATTATATTGATATTTTGATAATCAAAAGATAAAAATAATATTTTTTCTTTATATTTTGCACACTTTTATTTAAATTTATAAATTTTTAATATTTAATGTTGTGTAAATTTACTTTAGCTTTTTGTATAGAAGATTTGATCAAAAAATATTTATAAAAAGAGACAAAAGACTATCGTTAATCAAATTTTACATACTATTTTGCGTAAAATTTCTCTAAAAAACTATTTTTGAGTTAAAAGATTAAATAAAATAAAAAAGGATAAAAAGTAGATGGCGCAGCGGACGGGGCTCGAACCCGCGACCTCCGCCGTGACAGGGCGGCATTCTAACCAACTGAACTACCGCTGCACCTAAAAGTAATGGTGGTCGCTATAAGACTCGAACTTATGACATCCACCTTGTAAGGGTGGCGCTCTACCAACTGAGCTAAGCGACCTAAAATTTAAAATATCTGGCGACCCTTAGAGGATTTGAACCTCTGTTTCTACACAGAGAAAGTAGAGTCCTGAGCCACTAGACGAAAGGGTCATAAACCCAAAAAATGGTGTCCTGCGTTGGATTCGAACCAACGGCCCCCTCATTAAAAGTGAGATGCTCTACCGACTGAGCTAGCAAGACATGATTATTTAAAAAAGAATTGAGATTATACAAAAAACATTATTATATGTCAAGAAAAGATCATTTAAATTTTAAAATAAGTCTTTGATTTTATTTAGCTACATTATTTTAAAATAAAAAATAAATTCTAAAAAATTTATTTTATATAATTGTCTATTTTTTACAAAATTTTGAGTTATAATCCATTTTAGCAACAAATAAGGAGCAAGGATGATCATTATAAATTCACGCCTACCAACTCAAAATTTAAAAATAGCAAAGTCTTTATCTAGGCTCATACAAGGCTATATTTACAGCTATTTGCCAAAAGCTGAACATGACGGATACATACATAAAGAGAGCGGTAAAAATTTTAAAAGATCAAATTTTGATTTTAGATTAAATGGCTTAAGTTTAGAAATAAGACTTAGCTCGTTTGTGCCAGAATTTGAAAAAACGATCGCTTTTGCTGTACTAAAAGATGGATTAAAACTTGGCAATATTTGTTTGCTTGATACGTCTGTGTCAGTAAAAGAGCATAGAATTTCACAAAAAGAAGCTACTTTTCAAGGATGTGTTGCATGTTCGGTCGTTGGACTTTTGGGATACAAAGTGCATCTTGAGCCGCAAGACTCAAGGCATCTTGAAATGATGAAAACCAACGCGCTACAAAGATTTGAAACACTTATGGGGTATAAATATGAGGGTGAGTTTGAGCTAAAATTGCTTTGGCAAAATTTACAAAAGCCTTTATATTTTTACTATGGTAATAATAATATGCCAGTCAAAGCTTGGCCTGCAAAATGGCATATCAAAGCAAGGACAGAGCTTATAAATTTGATCCTTGATGTGGGAGTTGGTAGTGGATGTATGAACTATGGAGTAGGTTTTATAGAAATAACAAAAGAAAAAGAATAAGGCTACAAACCATTAAAACAATAATTTCAAATCCCAGCGGGAACCTTATTCTTTAATATGTATTATAGTACATTTTTTGTCAAAACAAAAATCATTTTAACCATTAAAACAATATAACTTGAAATATATTTTATTCTGTATTATAATGATATGCAAATAAAAAAAGATTTGGGAGGGTTATATTTGAAAATTAAAAAGCTTTTTAATCGCACAAGAAAATATATATTGTGCTTTTTGTTTATATTTTTTAGTCCTATCGTAGACATTAAAATTTTTGACATAAATTTAGGATGGATAGAGTTCAGTATTTGCTGTAGCTAATACAAGCATAATAAAAAATACTTGATTTATATTTTTATTTTTTAAACTTGCAAAATAAGCTTAAATTTAGAGATATTTAAGTCGAGCATGCATAAAATTAAAAAATATTTAAAATTTTAAGTTAAATAAAATAAGGAAAATATTTTGGCTGATATAGTTAAAATTCTTGCTGACATAGGTGAGGTATATGAAAAAGAAGAGCTTAAGCTCAAAAATGGAGCTCACAAATATGACAAGATCAAAGTCTATCTTTGCGACATAGTGACCAAGCAGATCGAGCCAAATTTAAACATAAGCAAAGATGACTTAATAATATGTAGATTTGGCGTTGGAGCAAATTCTGGCAATCTTTTCCCAAATTCTCAATTTTTATCCAAAGACGTGAATAAAGACGAAGCTAAATTTATAAGAGGCATTTTGAAATCTATTTCAAATTTGCTCTCCTTTTTTGAGCCAAGCATTGTAGAAAAAGACGCTATTTTATCTATACTATCAAGCATAAACGAAGAGTATTTTGTTGGTATTATAGATGAGATCAAAGGTCTTGATGAGCTAAAAAACGAAAAAGGCAAAAAAGTCGCTACTTTTTTCTCGCTCTCATATGATGGCAAGCCGGTTTCTGCATATTTTAAGCAAATTTTTGAAAATCATATCAGCGTAAAAGAGCAAAAATCATCTTACGGATACGATATCTTAACAAACGAAAAGGGTATCGGCGGCGATGCAAATTTAGCGTTTTGCTCGGTAAATGAGATGCCCACTAATATGCAATTTATCAAATCAAAGCTCCTGCCGTTAAGCGCCTTTAGCGCAAAAAAGGTAGAAAATGGCTTTAAAGCGATAAAAGATAAGCTATCGCATAATTTTTATGGTATGAAAATGGCGATTTTGCCTACTATTTTGAGTAGCTCAGTAAATTTAGAAGAGATTGTAAAAATACTTGAAGAGACTTCAAAGAACGACATAAAAAACATTGAAATCGCCGAGGAAGCCATAAAATTTAGCATAGATTATTATCTCGAGACAACAGCTAAAAAGCAGGAAAATTTACCTGTTTTAAATACGATTTTATTTTACACGCAAAGCAACGCTGCTATCGATTTAAAGCTTGCGATAGACGATGTTTTACCATCTTTTATCTCTCGCATCTCAAATTTAATGAGCCATTTTAACATAAAAGCCTTCTATGAAAAAAATAGCGGCACAGATGAGACGATCTATCTGCAAAATTTATTTGAAAGCAGGCTTGGCGTGATGAGCTTTTTGCTATCAAGAAATAAATTTGATTTAGAGATTATGATAGAAAGATATAGTGATCTGATTTATTATGGTAGTGTCAATAAAAGTTACGCAAAAAAGTTGGAATGGAGCAAATACTTTAACGATTTTTATAAAGAAAGAAAATTTGAAAATATTGCAAAATATCAAAATTTCTTTAATGAGACCAATGTCTTAAACAAAAAATTAGTCTTTCAAAAGGAGTGCGATTTGGAAAATTTAACCGATAAAAAAGAACTGATCAAAGAGCTAATCAAAAATAGCGAGTTTTTACATCAAAACGATGCGCTCATTAGCGCTTATTTACTCGGTATGCTAAGCGCGGCCATGATAAACTGGCAGCTTGGCGTGAACGGCGGCGTATCTTTTAGCAACTGGCTTAACGACTGCGGATCGATAAGCATGGAAAATTTGGAGCGAATTTGGACCAAATGTGATGAAATGATTAGAAAGCTTAAGGCTGCTTCTGGCAAGCCAAATGCTAACATTGAAAACATAAAAGAGTGTTTGATCGAAATTTTACCGCAGATCTTTTCTAACGAGAAAAAGATGGTAAAAACCTCGCATACTACGCTTGCCTTTGCTATTGGCGGAAGCGACTATCGTAAATTTATAAAAGAAAAAACAAAATAAGGAGAATAAAATGCAAAAAAAAGAGATACTTTTTTTATGGGACGGAGAGAACTGGAACCCAAATGGCGACATGCTAAAGGATAACGCTCCTAGGCGAGATGATGAAACTGGCGTAGCTGAGGTGACGGACGTGCGTATAAAAAGGACTATTAGAGATGAGATCATGAAAAAAGATGAGGCGTCGATTTTTATAAAGGAGTATAGGATAGAGGATGCCCTATTAGACGCTAAAACTGCGATCAGACAAAGTATAAATATAAAGCAAAACAAAAGCGAACTGCAGCGAGAAATTTTGTCTAAATTTATCGACATCCGCGCATTTGGTGGCGTGTTGCCTATTTCAGATAAAGATGAGATGAAGCAAGACAAAGAGATAAAAACCGCAGGCGTTCAATTTACTGGACCAGTGCAGTTTAGACTAAGCAAATCCCTAAACAAGGTCGAAGTAGAGCATGTTAAAGGAACTGGCGCTTTTGCTAGCGACTACGATCCAAATGATCCAAAAAAACAAAAAGATCAAGCGACTTTTAGAGAAGAGGAATTTATAAAATACGCTATTTTTGCTACTTACGGCATCATAGATAACTATAACGCAGCAAAAACAGGCTTTAACGAAGCCGATGAGGCTAAAATTTTAAAAGCTTTGTGGCATGGCACTAAAAACCTAACAACTCGCTCGAAAATCGGTCAAACTCCGAGGTTTATGCTAATCATCACATACAAAGACGATACGTTTGCAGGCGATCTAAACAATAGTATAAGCCTAAAAAGCGAAAAAGAAGATAGAGTGATAAGAAGCATAAACGAATACACTATCGACTTTACAAATTTAAAAAATAAACTCGCAAGATACGCCGCAAATATAGAAAAGATAGAGTATATGAGCGATTATGATTTTGAAACGATAAACAAAGAAAATTTTGACAGCAGCTGGAAAAAGATAGAGGCATAAAATGAGCATTGTTGCTTTTAGATTATTTGGCGATTACGCTCATTTTTCACATCCAGCGACGATTTACTCTAGCTTAACCTATCCAGTGCCGCCAAAGACCACTATAATGGGCTTTTTAGGCGCCGTTATAGGTGAAGAAGAGTACTTTAAGCTATCAAACATTCAATATAGCGTAAAAATAGATAGGCAAATTTTAAAAAAGAGCTTTGTCTTTAATGGCATAAAATTTGCCCTCTCAAGCAATATGCACATAGAAGAAGGCTATCAAAACGCAAAAGAGAAAAAGCAGTTTTACAGAGAGCTAATCTGCTCGCCATCTTATGTCGTATTTTTAAATTTAGAAATTTTAGAGCAAAGTTATCAAGATAAAATAATCTCAAATTTAAAAGAGCATAAAACCGCCTTTACGCCCTATCTTGGGATAAATTTTTGCATAGCGGATTTTAGCTGGATAGATATAAAAATATGTGAAAAAATATCACAAGATGAAAGCTTTATAAATACATTTACGCTTATGGATGATTTTGTTTTTGAAGGCATTAATGAAAATGCGAAATTAACTACAGCTAGAATGCCTTGTGGCTGCGAAAATGGACGAATTTTTAAAGATTTTAAAGACTTTGTGATGGAGATAAACGGCAAAGAGCTTATAAAATCTAAAAATCATGAAAATATTTATCAGATAAACGATGAAAGAGTCTATTTTATTTGACGAGTTTTGGTCGCATCCAAATAAACTTTTAGAAAATCATATAAAAAATATGATCTCGCCTGACGACGATGAGCTGGATAAGCAGGTCAAACTCTACCACGACATCGCAAAACTGAAGAATAATTTTCAAATTTACATCAGAGATACTTCAAACGACAAGCTGGATAAAAATCACTCGCTCTTGTCGGCATATTTTTTCTTGCTGAACTCAAAATTTGATGAGATACCAACCCTATTTAGCTTTCTTGCCATCGTTTCGCACCATGGCAATGTGGTAAATTTAATGACGTTAGCCAGAGAAGCTAATAAATTTTTCAAAAATCAAAAAGAGCTAGAGCAGTGGGATGAAGTGACTAATGCTGCTAAAAACATTAAGATCTATTCGGGATTATCTACAAAAAAAGATGAGTTTTTAGATAGAGCTGAAAAGCTTCGTCAATACTTAGTTTTATCGCAATACAGGCACAAATTTACCTATGAGGACTTTATAAATTTCAAAAGCCTATATTCAAATTTGATTTATAGTGATAAATTTGAGGCGATCTTTAGCATGCAAAAACAAGAAAGCAAAGATATACCGATAGATGTTTTAGAGAGTGATATCCAAAATTTGCCGCCAAATGAAAAGCGAGACGCGTTTAGAAAATTTTTTTTAAATAACTTTGACGAAAACTACAAACTTTTTACTTTAACTGCGCCTACAGGCTATGGCAAGACTTTGACGGCATTAAATTTTGCATTGAAATTTAATAAACCTCGCATAATTTATGCGCTTCCTTTTACCTCAATAATCGATCAGACCTACGATATTATCGCGAAAATTTATAAAAATAGCGATATTTCGGTTAGCAAAGCTCACCACAAAACGACGATAGATGAAAAAAATCTAACCAAGGAGGATAGGTATTCTAAGATCAAATTTTTGATGGAGTCTTTTAGCGGCGAGATAAATATAACTACTCTTTATCAGCTGATATTTGCGCTATTTGGCAATAAAAACAAAGACAACGTCAAATTTAATCAGCTAAAAAATAGCGTCGTTATCATCGATGAGGCGCAAGCGATCCCATATAACTTTAGAAAAGATTTTATCCTGCTTTGCGAGATCATTTCGCAGCGGCTTGGCACTATTTTTATATTTATGTCGGCGACAATGCCGGTTATTAAAAGCGAAAATTTTAAAGAAATTTCAAATTTAGACTATTTTTCAAAGCAGGATAGATACGTCATAAAATGGCTTGATACAGACGGCGAAGATGAGCTTTTGGAAAAGATTTGCGAAACCGCAAGCGATAAAAATACTCTAGTCGTTGTAAATACGATCAAAAAAGCGCAAGAGCTTTTTACAAAGCTAAGGGATAAATTTAGCTGCTTTTGCCTAAACGGATATATGTATGATGATCACAAGTGCGCCACTATAGAGGCCGTAAAGTGCGCGATAGATAAAAGCAAAGTTGATCCACTCGCAAGCAAAATTTTACTTATCTCCACGCAGTCCATCGAAGCTGGAGTGGATCTTGACTTTGACATTGGGTTTCGCGAAGTCTCGCCTATTAGCTCTATCATACAAACAGCAGGGCGCGTAAATAGGCATTTTGGAGCAACAAGAGGCGAGCTATACGTCTTTCCTGAAATAAGCAAATTTACAAATTTGATTTATGGCGATCTATATAAAGTAAGCGGGGCTATTTTGAGCGATCTTAAGCAAAAAGAGGTGCGAGAGAGCGAAATTTTAGAAATTTCAAATTTCTATTTTCAAAAGATAAGCAATCAACTGGAAAATTTGCATATAAAAAGCGAGATAGAAAAGCTGGAATTTGAAAATATAAATCAAAAAATCGAGGATATCATGAACGATAACTACAAACAAACCATAATAATTGAGCCTGAAGAAAATTTCATTAAAGATTTTGAAGCTAAAATTTTTGAGATCAAAAATAGTCCGAATGAGAAATTTACCATAAGAGATCTTTTTAAAAACCACATCAGAAAGTTGCCAGAATTTAGCA
Above is a window of Campylobacter concisus DNA encoding:
- a CDS encoding bifunctional 3,4-dihydroxy-2-butanone 4-phosphate synthase/GTP cyclohydrolase II, translating into MALENVLRAIEDIKNGKMVVMVDDEDRENEGDLVFSAASSDMQKVNFAITHAKGVLCLAMDETNAKRLDLPLMVAKNTSSHETAFTVTIDAKDATTGVSAYERDMTIRLAADASSKPEDFVRPGHIFPLIAKNGGVLVRTGHTEGSVDLCKLAGVSPMASICEIIKEDGTMARRDYLEEFCKKFGLNMISVSDLVEYRLSHESLIKVGEKSDVMIANCAAARYDIADHKGKIHSAYLFGEPKSKANVKFQKILADHELLSSLKYEELLKTIKFLSQNGGILIFLDSDNSNTSKDYGIGAQILNHFGVKDIELLSSNKNKEFVSLAGFGLNIVGYKEI
- a CDS encoding CRISPR-associated endoribonuclease Cas6; the encoded protein is MIIINSRLPTQNLKIAKSLSRLIQGYIYSYLPKAEHDGYIHKESGKNFKRSNFDFRLNGLSLEIRLSSFVPEFEKTIAFAVLKDGLKLGNICLLDTSVSVKEHRISQKEATFQGCVACSVVGLLGYKVHLEPQDSRHLEMMKTNALQRFETLMGYKYEGEFELKLLWQNLQKPLYFYYGNNNMPVKAWPAKWHIKARTELINLILDVGVGSGCMNYGVGFIEITKEKE
- a CDS encoding TM1802 family CRISPR-associated protein; translation: MADIVKILADIGEVYEKEELKLKNGAHKYDKIKVYLCDIVTKQIEPNLNISKDDLIICRFGVGANSGNLFPNSQFLSKDVNKDEAKFIRGILKSISNLLSFFEPSIVEKDAILSILSSINEEYFVGIIDEIKGLDELKNEKGKKVATFFSLSYDGKPVSAYFKQIFENHISVKEQKSSYGYDILTNEKGIGGDANLAFCSVNEMPTNMQFIKSKLLPLSAFSAKKVENGFKAIKDKLSHNFYGMKMAILPTILSSSVNLEEIVKILEETSKNDIKNIEIAEEAIKFSIDYYLETTAKKQENLPVLNTILFYTQSNAAIDLKLAIDDVLPSFISRISNLMSHFNIKAFYEKNSGTDETIYLQNLFESRLGVMSFLLSRNKFDLEIMIERYSDLIYYGSVNKSYAKKLEWSKYFNDFYKERKFENIAKYQNFFNETNVLNKKLVFQKECDLENLTDKKELIKELIKNSEFLHQNDALISAYLLGMLSAAMINWQLGVNGGVSFSNWLNDCGSISMENLERIWTKCDEMIRKLKAASGKPNANIENIKECLIEILPQIFSNEKKMVKTSHTTLAFAIGGSDYRKFIKEKTK
- the cas7b gene encoding type I-B CRISPR-associated protein Cas7/Csh2 — encoded protein: MQKKEILFLWDGENWNPNGDMLKDNAPRRDDETGVAEVTDVRIKRTIRDEIMKKDEASIFIKEYRIEDALLDAKTAIRQSINIKQNKSELQREILSKFIDIRAFGGVLPISDKDEMKQDKEIKTAGVQFTGPVQFRLSKSLNKVEVEHVKGTGAFASDYDPNDPKKQKDQATFREEEFIKYAIFATYGIIDNYNAAKTGFNEADEAKILKALWHGTKNLTTRSKIGQTPRFMLIITYKDDTFAGDLNNSISLKSEKEDRVIRSINEYTIDFTNLKNKLARYAANIEKIEYMSDYDFETINKENFDSSWKKIEA
- the cas5 gene encoding CRISPR-associated protein Cas5; its protein translation is MSIVAFRLFGDYAHFSHPATIYSSLTYPVPPKTTIMGFLGAVIGEEEYFKLSNIQYSVKIDRQILKKSFVFNGIKFALSSNMHIEEGYQNAKEKKQFYRELICSPSYVVFLNLEILEQSYQDKIISNLKEHKTAFTPYLGINFCIADFSWIDIKICEKISQDESFINTFTLMDDFVFEGINENAKLTTARMPCGCENGRIFKDFKDFVMEINGKELIKSKNHENIYQINDERVYFI
- a CDS encoding CRISPR-associated helicase/endonuclease Cas3 — encoded protein: MKESILFDEFWSHPNKLLENHIKNMISPDDDELDKQVKLYHDIAKLKNNFQIYIRDTSNDKLDKNHSLLSAYFFLLNSKFDEIPTLFSFLAIVSHHGNVVNLMTLAREANKFFKNQKELEQWDEVTNAAKNIKIYSGLSTKKDEFLDRAEKLRQYLVLSQYRHKFTYEDFINFKSLYSNLIYSDKFEAIFSMQKQESKDIPIDVLESDIQNLPPNEKRDAFRKFFLNNFDENYKLFTLTAPTGYGKTLTALNFALKFNKPRIIYALPFTSIIDQTYDIIAKIYKNSDISVSKAHHKTTIDEKNLTKEDRYSKIKFLMESFSGEINITTLYQLIFALFGNKNKDNVKFNQLKNSVVIIDEAQAIPYNFRKDFILLCEIISQRLGTIFIFMSATMPVIKSENFKEISNLDYFSKQDRYVIKWLDTDGEDELLEKICETASDKNTLVVVNTIKKAQELFTKLRDKFSCFCLNGYMYDDHKCATIEAVKCAIDKSKVDPLASKILLISTQSIEAGVDLDFDIGFREVSPISSIIQTAGRVNRHFGATRGELYVFPEISKFTNLIYGDLYKVSGAILSDLKQKEVRESEILEISNFYFQKISNQLENLHIKSEIEKLEFENINQKIEDIMNDNYKQTIIIEPEENFIKDFEAKIFEIKNSPNEKFTIRDLFKNHIRKLPEFSINVALKDMNKLMPNLKQINGLKDMFYLPFGSSYFYSAECGLKKDTNLDIEDEVFD